A single genomic interval of Stieleria maiorica harbors:
- a CDS encoding M16 family metallopeptidase: MCTSTESAADDASLSEITTHRLPNGMTVLVQPMPWLRTAAFTLSLRGGIQNEPAERSGLASMVCEMVQRGAGSYSSRDLVAMQDNLGMDRNSGVSTATVSFGAAMPAESFAEALKLYADIVRRPHLPGNQIEDARLMMIQELRAIEDEPTQRVMKRVRELHYGPRLGRGSQGTMASLAAIDSDDIRQFYQTNYHAGGAILTVAGRVEADDVMRLAEQAFGDWRTEAFDAAPLPVGTQVYEHVQATSSQTHIAFAFPSIPYGHPDYFAMRAGIGILSDGMSSRLFDRVREKRGLCYTVSASCHSLINAGGVFGYAGTTPARAQETLDVTLGEIRNLPSDLEPSELDRWKVRIESGLIMEQESSASRASSLASDFYQIGRAMPTAELSEIIESLTLEDVRGYWENHPPSDYRIVTLGPEKLAVG; this comes from the coding sequence ATGTGCACCTCCACCGAATCCGCTGCGGACGACGCGTCCCTGAGCGAAATCACGACGCATCGATTGCCCAATGGAATGACCGTGCTGGTGCAACCGATGCCCTGGCTTCGCACCGCGGCGTTCACGCTATCACTACGCGGCGGCATCCAGAACGAACCGGCCGAACGATCGGGGCTGGCGTCGATGGTTTGCGAGATGGTGCAGCGCGGCGCCGGAAGCTACAGCAGCCGCGATCTGGTCGCGATGCAGGACAACTTGGGCATGGACCGCAATAGCGGCGTCTCCACAGCAACGGTCTCGTTCGGCGCGGCGATGCCGGCCGAATCGTTTGCCGAAGCGCTCAAGTTGTACGCGGACATCGTTCGGCGACCGCACCTGCCGGGCAACCAGATCGAAGACGCCCGGTTGATGATGATCCAGGAGTTGCGTGCGATCGAAGACGAGCCGACGCAACGTGTGATGAAACGCGTTCGCGAATTGCACTATGGCCCCCGGCTCGGACGCGGCAGCCAGGGCACGATGGCGTCGTTGGCCGCGATCGACAGCGATGACATCCGCCAGTTCTATCAAACCAACTATCACGCCGGCGGTGCGATCCTGACCGTTGCCGGCCGTGTCGAAGCAGACGATGTGATGCGGCTCGCCGAGCAGGCGTTTGGAGACTGGCGGACCGAAGCCTTCGACGCCGCGCCGCTGCCGGTCGGCACCCAGGTCTACGAACACGTCCAGGCGACCAGCAGCCAGACGCATATCGCGTTCGCCTTCCCCAGCATTCCCTACGGCCACCCGGATTACTTTGCCATGCGTGCGGGGATCGGGATTCTGAGCGACGGGATGAGCAGCCGTCTGTTCGATCGCGTCCGCGAAAAGCGAGGGCTGTGCTACACGGTCTCGGCCAGCTGCCATTCACTGATCAACGCCGGCGGCGTGTTCGGATATGCCGGAACGACTCCGGCTCGCGCCCAAGAGACGTTGGATGTGACGCTGGGAGAAATTCGAAACCTGCCCAGCGACTTGGAACCGAGCGAGCTGGATCGTTGGAAGGTCCGCATCGAGAGCGGTCTGATCATGGAACAGGAATCCAGCGCCTCGCGGGCCAGTTCACTCGCCAGCGATTTCTACCAGATCGGGCGGGCGATGCCGACGGCCGAGCTAAGCGAGATCATCGAGTCGTTGACGTTGGAGGATGTCAGGGGCTACTGGGAAAACCATCCACCGTCGGATTACCGCATCGTCACGCTGGGGCCGGAAAAGCTGGCCGTCGGGTAG
- a CDS encoding M16 family metallopeptidase, with protein sequence MPKFQHATLPSGLRIVAETDPRNYSMSLGYFVQAGARNELDPQSGLSHFLEHMMFKGTERRSAEDVNRELDELGGQSNAYTSEEQTVYYATVLPKFQDRIVDLLTDMMSPVLDDDEFETERKVILEEIAKYEDQPPFGGFERAMEVYFSPRGLGRRVLGTSESIQAMTAARMRDYFHLRYRPENIVLAASGNVDFDGLVAEIEKRTASWSERTTTERLADDDPESIPDGIELSRRVPISDAVQAYCIQIGNGPSSGCSKRHATRLLASILGDEGGSRFFWDLIDTGRAEVATCWPQEFSDCGAWFNYLVCAPEDLESNKRFMREIVESVVDKGVSDEELQQAVNKTAAGYIMQSERPSNRLFSIGSRWLIHNEYVDLDQSLAKTRAVDQAAIAEVAKKYLSEEPTEILAM encoded by the coding sequence ATGCCTAAGTTTCAACATGCCACCTTGCCCAGCGGGCTGCGGATCGTTGCCGAGACGGATCCACGCAACTATTCGATGTCGCTGGGTTACTTCGTCCAGGCCGGGGCACGCAACGAACTCGACCCGCAATCGGGGCTGAGTCACTTTCTTGAACACATGATGTTCAAGGGGACCGAGCGTCGCAGTGCCGAGGACGTCAATCGTGAGCTCGACGAGTTGGGCGGCCAGTCAAACGCCTACACGTCCGAAGAACAAACCGTCTACTACGCGACGGTGCTGCCAAAGTTCCAAGACCGGATCGTCGATCTGTTGACCGACATGATGTCGCCCGTGCTGGATGACGATGAATTCGAAACCGAGCGGAAAGTGATTTTGGAAGAGATCGCCAAATACGAGGACCAACCTCCCTTTGGCGGTTTCGAGCGGGCGATGGAAGTCTACTTTTCCCCCCGCGGCCTGGGCCGTCGCGTGTTGGGCACCAGCGAATCGATCCAGGCGATGACGGCCGCGCGGATGCGCGACTATTTTCATCTTCGCTATCGGCCCGAAAACATCGTGCTGGCCGCCTCGGGCAACGTCGATTTCGACGGTTTGGTCGCCGAAATCGAAAAACGGACGGCGAGCTGGAGCGAACGCACCACGACCGAAAGACTCGCCGACGACGACCCCGAATCGATCCCCGATGGAATCGAATTGTCCCGCCGCGTGCCGATTTCCGATGCCGTTCAAGCCTACTGCATCCAGATCGGGAACGGACCCTCGTCGGGCTGCAGCAAGCGGCATGCGACACGTCTGTTGGCGTCGATCTTGGGGGATGAAGGCGGCAGCCGATTCTTCTGGGACCTGATCGATACCGGACGCGCCGAGGTGGCGACGTGTTGGCCCCAAGAGTTTAGTGATTGCGGGGCTTGGTTTAACTACTTGGTCTGCGCGCCCGAGGACTTGGAAAGCAACAAGCGGTTCATGCGTGAAATCGTCGAAAGTGTCGTCGACAAGGGCGTCAGCGACGAAGAGCTGCAGCAGGCGGTCAACAAGACCGCCGCCGGCTACATTATGCAGAGCGAACGGCCGAGCAATCGGTTGTTCAGCATCGGCAGCCGCTGGTTGATCCACAACGAATATGTCGATCTGGATCAGTCGTTGGCGAAAACCCGCGCGGTCGACCAAGCCGCGATCGCTGAGGTTGCCAAGAAGTACTTGTCGGAAGAGCCGACGGAAATTTTGGCGATGTGA
- the hrpA gene encoding ATP-dependent RNA helicase HrpA: MNFKPSSPRLEPQREPKPGKVDPSTADLGEPPAKELAKATPSPSAEPAGEFDVADIAPDELVIDNAMRADQFRLRRQRKRLSNEEFQSRLAKSIARRRGRESYAPLLDYPSELPITGYKDQIIELIQTRQVIVVCGETGSGKSTQLPKFCLEAGRGRAAMIGHTQPRRLAARSIATRLCEEMQCPLGKQVGYQVRFGDQTGPETMIKLMTDGILLAETGSDRFLDQYDTIIIDEAHERSLNIDFLLAYLRGLQQKRPDLKLIITSATIDAERFAEHFSDEHGPAPILNVEGRGYPVEMRYLPWEDVADENRSYDLAHHVIAGLKDLARGSAGGGDTLVFLPTERDIRLVSHRVAGHYKRMGLEGRVEILPLYARLPQKDQQRIFHPTGQKQRLIFATNVAESSLTVPGIHAVIDSGTARISRYSPRSKLQRLPIEPVSRASADQRAGRCGRVGPGVCVRLYSTTDYETRDAFTTPEIRRTNLASVVLQSKMLGFGSLDSLPLLDVPRPESIREGVQTLLELGAIDERHELTPIGKSLGRMPVDPRIGRIILAADELGVLPEILPIAAAMEIPDPRQRPQDQQQAADQAHAEFRDGESDFLSYLRLWRYYEQARADHSRNKLTRQLRKRFLSPTRMREWSDTFRQLREIALDMNRSRDSHHATPRRQIGAIRFAEDQSKRTIDKDRYAAVHQALLSGFLSGVAMAGEKNVYLGPRNLKLFLWPGSGVFDAKPKWIVAAELVETSKQYARTVARIQPQWIESIGAHLLKASYSDPHWSQKAGGAFCYQRQSLFGLPIVVRRRVPLPPVDPTTARDLLIQHGLVEQQLKTNARFIRHNRALRESFEVLAAKTRRRDMVVDDYVVQQFYQRRLPADVCDKGRLEKLSKSMPVPDWVNHLTDSAALSLWLHDPPTVESDASSLFMMPSDLIDITTDQISADEFPDRLSIGKTELPLRYRYEPGAEDDGVSLRIHQAAVSQISDDRLGWLVPGLLPGKIVAMIKSLPKRIRRNLVPAADVARQIYDELLPQYGQVPFMPAVCQAMSRHAEMPISESDFQDEKMEDHLRFLVSVVDDDGNLVAQGRSVDPLVQRLAQRNDQPSGEVTPQADADLPSEPMRSFDLDQLPVDVIRQRGGVRVAQYPALVDQGDHVTVALYPDQSSAESVMRQGLTRLYAISQRAELRRQVRWLPELNETKIRLAGAVPAAQFETSLIDLLARVAFVENQPLVRNRKEFQARLEYRGERIALAAADVAKWLTQFGQSYLAMRGELESLSASRFPVAADDVQLQLRWLIHPDFLSVTPWTWLQHYPRYLSAISYRLDKLRSGAGPRDQSGTETVAGLWLQWITRFPDPEQTPKLRAADEFRWMIEELRVSLFAQPLGTAVKVSAKRCEKVLAEK, encoded by the coding sequence CCCAGCGCGAGCCGAAACCCGGCAAAGTCGATCCATCGACCGCGGACCTCGGGGAGCCCCCCGCTAAAGAGCTCGCGAAGGCAACCCCATCCCCATCAGCGGAGCCGGCCGGCGAGTTCGATGTCGCCGACATTGCTCCTGACGAATTGGTAATCGACAACGCGATGCGGGCCGACCAGTTCCGGCTCCGTCGCCAACGCAAGCGTCTTTCCAACGAAGAGTTCCAGTCGCGTTTGGCAAAATCGATCGCCCGCCGCCGCGGGCGCGAATCGTACGCGCCGCTGCTGGACTACCCGTCCGAATTGCCGATCACCGGCTACAAGGACCAGATCATCGAACTGATTCAGACGCGTCAAGTGATCGTCGTGTGTGGTGAAACCGGCAGCGGCAAGAGCACCCAGCTGCCCAAGTTCTGTCTGGAAGCCGGACGTGGACGTGCCGCCATGATCGGCCACACCCAGCCACGACGACTGGCCGCACGCAGCATCGCCACGCGGCTGTGCGAGGAAATGCAGTGCCCGCTCGGAAAACAAGTCGGTTACCAGGTCCGATTCGGTGACCAGACCGGCCCCGAGACGATGATCAAACTGATGACCGACGGGATCCTGCTGGCGGAAACCGGTTCGGATCGCTTCCTGGATCAATACGACACGATCATCATCGACGAAGCACACGAGCGATCGCTGAACATCGATTTCCTGCTGGCGTACCTGCGTGGGCTGCAACAGAAACGCCCCGATCTGAAACTGATCATCACCAGCGCCACCATCGACGCCGAGCGTTTCGCCGAACACTTCAGCGACGAACACGGCCCGGCGCCGATCTTGAACGTCGAAGGCCGCGGTTATCCGGTCGAGATGCGGTACTTGCCCTGGGAAGATGTTGCTGACGAGAACCGTTCGTATGACCTGGCGCATCACGTGATCGCGGGGCTGAAAGACTTGGCCCGTGGATCCGCCGGCGGTGGTGACACCCTGGTCTTCCTGCCCACCGAACGCGACATCCGCTTGGTGTCCCATCGCGTCGCCGGACACTACAAACGCATGGGGCTGGAAGGCCGCGTGGAGATCCTGCCGCTGTACGCGCGGTTGCCGCAAAAAGACCAGCAACGGATCTTTCATCCCACGGGACAAAAACAACGCTTGATCTTTGCAACCAATGTCGCGGAAAGCTCGCTGACGGTCCCGGGCATCCACGCCGTGATCGACTCGGGGACGGCGCGGATCAGCCGTTACAGCCCGCGCAGCAAATTGCAGCGATTGCCGATCGAACCGGTCAGCCGTGCCAGTGCGGACCAGCGCGCCGGACGCTGTGGCCGCGTCGGACCGGGTGTCTGCGTGCGGCTGTATTCGACGACCGACTACGAGACCCGCGACGCCTTCACCACGCCAGAGATCCGTCGCACGAACCTCGCATCGGTGGTGCTGCAAAGCAAGATGCTGGGATTCGGATCGCTCGATTCGCTGCCGCTGTTGGACGTGCCACGACCCGAATCGATCCGCGAAGGGGTGCAGACGCTGTTGGAACTCGGTGCGATCGATGAGCGTCACGAGCTAACGCCGATCGGAAAGTCGCTCGGACGGATGCCGGTCGACCCGCGGATCGGACGCATCATCCTAGCCGCCGACGAACTGGGCGTGCTGCCGGAGATCTTGCCGATCGCCGCGGCGATGGAAATTCCCGATCCGCGACAACGGCCGCAAGACCAACAACAGGCCGCCGACCAGGCTCATGCCGAATTCCGCGACGGCGAAAGCGACTTCCTGTCCTACCTGCGACTGTGGCGTTACTACGAACAGGCCCGCGCCGACCACTCGCGAAACAAACTCACACGCCAGCTGCGCAAGCGTTTTCTGTCGCCCACGCGGATGCGGGAATGGTCCGATACCTTTCGTCAGCTTCGCGAAATCGCGTTGGACATGAATCGGTCGCGAGACTCACACCATGCCACGCCGCGGCGTCAAATCGGGGCGATCCGATTCGCCGAGGATCAATCCAAACGGACGATCGACAAAGATCGTTATGCGGCGGTCCACCAGGCGCTATTGAGCGGTTTCTTGTCCGGCGTCGCCATGGCGGGGGAAAAAAACGTCTATCTGGGTCCACGCAATTTAAAACTGTTTCTGTGGCCCGGCAGCGGCGTGTTCGACGCCAAACCCAAATGGATTGTCGCCGCGGAGTTGGTCGAGACGAGTAAACAATACGCCCGCACGGTCGCCAGGATTCAGCCGCAGTGGATCGAATCGATCGGCGCTCATTTGCTCAAAGCATCCTACAGTGATCCCCACTGGAGCCAAAAGGCCGGCGGTGCGTTTTGTTACCAGCGTCAATCGCTATTCGGATTGCCGATCGTCGTCCGCCGCCGCGTCCCGCTGCCACCGGTCGACCCGACCACCGCACGCGACCTGTTGATCCAACACGGGTTGGTCGAACAACAACTCAAGACCAACGCGCGTTTCATACGCCACAACCGAGCCCTGCGTGAATCGTTTGAAGTGCTTGCCGCGAAAACGCGGCGACGCGACATGGTCGTCGATGACTACGTCGTCCAGCAGTTCTATCAACGACGTCTGCCGGCCGACGTTTGCGACAAGGGCCGGCTGGAGAAACTGTCCAAGTCGATGCCCGTGCCCGATTGGGTCAATCACTTGACCGACTCGGCCGCACTGTCGCTCTGGTTGCATGATCCACCGACGGTCGAATCCGACGCGAGTTCGTTGTTCATGATGCCGTCGGATTTGATCGACATCACCACTGATCAGATCTCGGCCGATGAGTTTCCCGATCGCCTATCGATCGGCAAAACCGAATTACCGCTGCGGTATCGTTACGAACCCGGTGCGGAGGACGATGGAGTCAGCTTGCGGATCCATCAGGCCGCGGTTTCGCAAATCAGCGACGACCGACTCGGTTGGCTCGTCCCGGGATTGCTGCCCGGAAAGATCGTGGCGATGATCAAATCGCTGCCCAAGCGGATCCGTCGCAATCTGGTCCCGGCGGCCGACGTCGCCCGCCAGATCTACGACGAACTGTTGCCCCAGTACGGCCAAGTCCCGTTCATGCCGGCCGTCTGCCAAGCGATGTCACGTCACGCGGAAATGCCGATCAGCGAGTCGGATTTCCAAGACGAAAAGATGGAAGACCACCTACGGTTTTTGGTTTCAGTGGTTGACGACGACGGCAATCTTGTCGCCCAAGGCCGATCGGTCGATCCGTTGGTCCAGCGATTGGCGCAGCGCAACGACCAACCGTCCGGCGAAGTCACACCGCAGGCCGATGCCGATCTGCCCAGCGAGCCGATGCGGTCGTTTGATCTGGACCAGTTGCCCGTCGATGTGATCCGTCAGCGAGGTGGCGTCCGCGTCGCACAATACCCCGCGCTGGTCGACCAGGGCGATCACGTCACCGTCGCGCTCTATCCCGACCAATCGTCCGCCGAATCCGTCATGCGGCAAGGGCTGACCCGACTGTATGCGATCAGCCAGCGTGCCGAATTGAGACGCCAAGTCCGCTGGTTGCCAGAGCTGAACGAAACCAAAATCCGACTCGCCGGCGCCGTGCCCGCCGCCCAGTTCGAAACGTCACTGATCGATCTGTTGGCCCGCGTCGCATTCGTCGAAAACCAACCCTTGGTGCGCAACCGAAAAGAATTCCAGGCCCGGCTCGAATACCGCGGCGAACGGATTGCCCTGGCTGCCGCAGACGTGGCAAAGTGGCTGACCCAATTCGGTCAGTCTTACCTGGCCATGCGCGGCGAACTCGAATCCCTGTCGGCATCCCGGTTTCCTGTTGCAGCCGACGACGTGCAGCTACAACTCCGCTGGCTGATCCATCCGGATTTCCTGTCCGTCACCCCGTGGACTTGGCTGCAGCATTACCCGAGGTACCTGTCGGCGATCTCGTACCGTCTGGACAAACTTCGCAGCGGCGCCGGACCACGCGACCAGAGTGGGACCGAGACCGTGGCCGGATTGTGGCTGCAATGGATCACCAGATTCCCCGATCCGGAACAGACGCCGAAGCTACGAGCGGCCGATGAATTCCGCTGGATGATCGAAGAATTACGCGTCAGCCTGTTCGCCCAGCCGCTCGGAACTGCCGTCAAAGTCTCCGCCAAACGTTGCGAAAAGGTGCTTGCGGAAAAGTGA